The Amycolatopsis methanolica 239 nucleotide sequence CTCGTGCAGGATCTTCACCGCCGAGGCGAACAGGACCAGGCCGAACACCAGGAACGCCCAGGTGCCTGCCTGCAGCAGCGCGGCACCGGCGGCGATGAAGATCCCGCGCAGCACCAGCGCGCCGACGATGCCGTAGAGCAGCACCCGTTGCTGCACCTCGGCCGGCACCGCGAACGCGGCCAGCAGCAGCATGAACACGAACAGGTTGTCGACGGAGAGCGACTTCTCCACGACGAACCCGGTGGCGAACTCCAGCGCCTGCGCGCCGCCGAACGCGGTCCACAACCAGAAGGCGAACGCCAGCGGCAGGGTCAGGTAGACCACCGACCACCCGGCGGCCTCGCGCAGCGACACCTCGTGCGGCCGCCGCGTCACGAGGAAATCGGCCGCCAGCAGGGCCAGCAGCACCGCGATGCTGATCACCCACAACCACGGGCTGCCGATCGACGACGCGGGCGCGGCAGCGGCGACCGCGGACTGGTGCGACATGGGGCCTCCTCGAACACCGTCAGCGTTCGAGGTCTCCTTCACCCGCCGTCACGGGCGCCCTGCCGGGGACACGCCGGGTGTCCGTACTGACCGGTCTGGAACCGTGGGAAGTACTCCCCTCGCGACCGAGTATCGGACAAATCGGACAGGTTGTAAAGGGTGGTCACCCGGCAGTGGCTCCGACCGTCCACAACGGACCACTCGCCGGCCGGCGCGTGCCGGCCGGCGAGCCCTGTGTCACAGGCTGTGGGCGGCGATGTCGCCCTGGGAGGTGGTGGCGCGGATGGTCAGCTCCGGGCTGCCGTTGTTCTTCAGCGCGTTGCTGATCCGGCCGTCGTCGGTGCCGGCGTCCAGGGTGGCCGAGACACCGGCCGCCGCGCCGACGGTGATGTCGCCCACCTGAGTGCGCAGCACGACGGTGCCGCTGACGGCCTCGGTGAGGCGGATGTCCCCGCGGGCGGTGGTGATCTCCGTGGCGCCGCCGGCCCGGCCGACCGCCACGTCACCGTCGGTCGCGGTGAACCGCAGCGTCGCGGCCTCGTCGAGGTGGATGTCGCGGTAGGCGCCCTCCACCGTGACGTCGCCGAAGCGGCCGGTGGCGCGGAGCTCGGCGGCGGAGCTGGTGACGTCGACGCGGGAGCCGGCGGGCAGCCGCACGGTGACCGCGACCGAACCGGACGGGCCGAAGAACTGGTTGCGGGACTCCGGCGCCTCGACCCGCAGCACACCGTCGGCGTAGGTGACGGTGGTCTGTTCGGCCAGCTGCACGTCGCGGCTCTTGCCCGGGTTGGCCGGGGCGACCTCGACGGCGGTGTCGGCGCGGTCCGCAGCGGTGAGGTGGATGCGCCCGGCGGGGACGGTCAG carries:
- a CDS encoding DUF4097 family beta strand repeat-containing protein, yielding MQNFATTAPIATVLTVPAGRIHLTAADRADTAVEVAPANPGKSRDVQLAEQTTVTYADGVLRVEAPESRNQFFGPSGSVAVTVRLPAGSRVDVTSSAAELRATGRFGDVTVEGAYRDIHLDEAATLRFTATDGDVAVGRAGGATEITTARGDIRLTEAVSGTVVLRTQVGDITVGAAAGVSATLDAGTDDGRISNALKNNGSPELTIRATTSQGDIAAHSL